A genomic segment from Ruficoccus amylovorans encodes:
- a CDS encoding flavoprotein, giving the protein MPLVGKTIILGVTGSIAAYKAADLASQLTRMGAEVHCVMTHSAAKIVGPITLQTLSRNPVGVDLWREGEGWQPGHIELADKADLLLVAPATANTIACFAQGLAPDLLCSIYLATLAPVMIAPAMNGKMFRHPATQSNIKLLRERGATFIEPQAGGMLACGYEGEGKLAPVEQIIARVVAFFRE; this is encoded by the coding sequence ATGCCATTGGTAGGCAAAACCATTATTCTCGGAGTCACCGGCTCTATCGCTGCTTACAAGGCGGCGGACCTGGCCTCCCAGCTCACGCGCATGGGGGCGGAGGTCCACTGCGTGATGACACACTCGGCGGCGAAAATCGTTGGCCCGATCACGCTCCAGACTCTCTCGCGCAACCCGGTCGGTGTCGACCTGTGGCGCGAGGGCGAAGGCTGGCAGCCCGGCCACATCGAGCTGGCCGACAAGGCGGACCTGCTGCTGGTCGCCCCGGCCACGGCGAACACGATTGCCTGTTTCGCCCAGGGACTCGCGCCGGATTTACTTTGCTCGATCTACCTGGCGACACTGGCCCCGGTCATGATCGCCCCGGCCATGAACGGTAAAATGTTCCGTCACCCGGCCACCCAGTCCAACATCAAGCTCCTGCGCGAACGCGGCGCGACCTTCATCGAGCCTCAGGCCGGCGGCATGCTCGCCTGCGGCTACGAGGGCGAGGGCAAGCTCGCCCCGGTCGAGCAGATTATCGCCCGCGTGGTGGCGTTTTTCAGGGAGTAG
- a CDS encoding LpxI family protein, with translation MSTTNSSPFLPADFDPAQPLAIIAGKGRYPVLLAEKARAAGVPLRLVAFHGETSVDFYDSFPEADRSMIKVGQVGHMLKALKRHGARYAVMAGQITPRRLFKGLHPDLKAVAILASLKERNAESIFGALAAEIGKIGVCQLDARAFLEDQLADEGVMTGGRDRIDPQTLAHGIRIAKEVARLDIGQGVVVSRGTVLAVEGFEGTDQMLARAGTFEARDPLFVKTVKPAQDYRFDVPVFGLKTLESLASANIRHAAVEADNTIILDKPAVLEEARRLKIQLTGYRA, from the coding sequence TTGAGCACCACGAACTCCAGCCCCTTTCTCCCGGCGGACTTCGACCCCGCCCAGCCGCTGGCCATCATCGCGGGCAAGGGGCGCTACCCGGTGCTCCTGGCTGAGAAAGCCCGTGCCGCCGGAGTTCCCCTGCGTCTGGTCGCCTTTCACGGCGAGACCTCGGTCGATTTTTACGACAGCTTTCCCGAGGCCGACCGCTCCATGATAAAGGTCGGCCAGGTCGGCCACATGCTAAAGGCGCTCAAACGTCACGGCGCACGCTACGCCGTCATGGCCGGGCAGATCACCCCGCGCCGCCTTTTCAAGGGGCTGCACCCCGACCTCAAAGCCGTGGCCATCCTCGCCTCGCTCAAGGAGCGCAACGCCGAGTCGATCTTCGGGGCGCTGGCGGCGGAGATTGGGAAAATCGGCGTCTGCCAACTCGACGCCCGCGCCTTTCTCGAAGACCAACTTGCCGACGAGGGCGTCATGACCGGTGGCCGGGACCGGATCGACCCGCAAACCCTCGCCCACGGCATCCGCATAGCCAAAGAGGTCGCCCGGCTCGACATCGGCCAGGGCGTTGTGGTCAGCCGGGGTACGGTGCTGGCGGTTGAGGGCTTCGAGGGCACGGACCAGATGCTCGCCCGCGCAGGCACCTTTGAGGCCCGCGACCCGCTCTTTGTCAAGACCGTCAAGCCCGCGCAGGATTACCGTTTCGACGTGCCGGTCTTCGGCCTGAAAACCCTGGAAAGCCTCGCCTCGGCCAACATCCGTCACGCCGCCGTCGAGGCCGACAACACCATCATTCTCGACAAGCCCGCCGTCCTCGAAGAAGCCCGCCGGTTAAAAATCCAGCTAACCGGCTACCGGGCCTAG
- the leuS gene encoding leucine--tRNA ligase, with protein sequence MATRCDSYDFSLIERHWQDFWADNKTFYAEDFADKPTWYVLDMFPYPSGAGLHIGHPEGYTATDALKRFKKAQGHNVLHPMGWDAFGLPTEQYAIKTGEQPAVVTKRNIARFKEQLRAIGLTYDWDREVNTTDPHYFRWTQWIFLKLFKKGLAYVDEKPVWFCPELGTVLANEEVLNTPEGPRSERGSFPVERRPLRQWVLRITAYADKLLDGLKDVNWPDSTKRLQSNWIGRSEGAEVTFSLDGFDDTLTVFTTRPDTLFGATYMVVAPEHPLLSKITADDKREAVESYVRKAANKSDLERAELSKEKTGVFTGCHAINPVNGEKIPVWVADYVLMSYGTGAIMAVPAHDERDFAFAKEFGLKIVQVISDETHTEAQRHGGELTEAYTGDGKLINSGLLDGLDVTAAKKKITDKLASENRGKATVNFKLRDWLFSRQRYWGEPFPIVWVSEADYATVASGAAFAGLLPEEPVTCTMDGKKWFAVPLPESALPLTLPETESYQPSPDGQSPLANIPEWLEVAIDPATGNVTARKELSDTSGLVEGLRETNTMPQWAGSCWYYLRYIDPKNAEALIDPKKEDYWGMPDLYVGGAEHAVLHLLYARFWHRFLYDEGVLKTPEPFTELFHQGIILGEDGEKMSKSRGNVVNPDDIIAQYGADSLRLYLMFLGPLEAMKPWNTQGIEGVVRFLRKLWREVIAEDGSVAARVDDTPESPETLRVLHETIKKVTADYTALGFNTAISQLMICLNAISKAGRMNRETAKTFIQLLAPLAPHLCEELWERLGGAAGGVSAAPWPVCDESLLVNDTVKIIVQVNGKLRGELEVSKDLAKEDILAQAKGLERVLAQTEGKTVVKEIYVPGKIVNLVVK encoded by the coding sequence ATGGCAACACGTTGCGACAGCTACGACTTCTCCCTGATCGAGCGCCACTGGCAGGACTTCTGGGCGGACAACAAAACCTTTTACGCGGAAGACTTCGCGGACAAGCCCACCTGGTACGTGCTGGACATGTTCCCCTACCCCTCGGGCGCGGGCCTGCACATCGGCCACCCCGAGGGCTACACCGCCACCGACGCCCTCAAGCGCTTCAAGAAGGCCCAGGGCCACAACGTCCTGCACCCGATGGGCTGGGACGCCTTTGGCCTGCCCACCGAGCAGTACGCGATCAAAACAGGCGAACAGCCCGCCGTCGTGACCAAGCGCAACATCGCCCGCTTTAAGGAGCAGCTCCGCGCCATTGGTCTGACCTACGACTGGGACCGCGAGGTCAACACCACCGACCCGCACTACTTCCGCTGGACGCAGTGGATTTTCCTAAAGCTCTTCAAAAAGGGCCTCGCCTACGTGGACGAGAAGCCCGTGTGGTTCTGCCCCGAGCTGGGCACCGTCCTGGCCAACGAGGAAGTCCTCAACACGCCTGAAGGCCCCCGCAGCGAACGCGGGAGCTTCCCCGTCGAGCGCCGTCCGCTGCGCCAGTGGGTCCTGCGTATCACCGCCTACGCCGACAAGCTCCTCGACGGCCTCAAGGACGTCAACTGGCCCGACTCCACCAAGCGCCTCCAGTCGAACTGGATCGGCCGCTCCGAAGGGGCCGAGGTCACCTTCTCGCTGGACGGCTTCGACGACACGCTGACCGTTTTCACCACCCGCCCGGACACGCTCTTCGGGGCCACCTACATGGTCGTCGCCCCCGAGCACCCGCTGCTTTCCAAAATCACCGCCGACGACAAGCGCGAAGCGGTTGAGAGCTACGTCCGCAAAGCCGCCAACAAGTCCGACCTCGAACGCGCCGAGCTGTCCAAGGAAAAGACCGGCGTCTTCACCGGCTGCCACGCCATCAACCCGGTCAACGGCGAAAAAATCCCCGTCTGGGTCGCCGACTACGTGCTCATGAGCTACGGCACCGGCGCGATCATGGCCGTCCCCGCCCACGACGAGCGCGACTTCGCCTTTGCGAAGGAGTTTGGGTTAAAAATCGTTCAGGTCATTTCGGATGAGACTCACACAGAGGCACAGAGGCACGGAGGCGAACTCACCGAGGCTTACACCGGCGACGGAAAATTAATCAACTCCGGCCTGCTTGACGGCCTGGATGTCACCGCCGCGAAAAAGAAGATCACCGACAAACTCGCGTCCGAAAACCGCGGCAAGGCCACGGTCAACTTCAAGCTGCGCGACTGGCTCTTCTCGCGCCAGCGCTACTGGGGCGAGCCCTTCCCCATCGTCTGGGTCTCCGAGGCCGATTACGCCACAGTTGCCTCCGGGGCGGCCTTCGCGGGCCTGCTGCCCGAGGAGCCGGTGACTTGCACGATGGACGGGAAAAAGTGGTTTGCCGTGCCGCTGCCCGAGAGTGCCCTGCCACTCACGTTGCCCGAGACCGAGAGCTATCAGCCCTCGCCCGACGGGCAAAGCCCGCTGGCCAACATCCCCGAGTGGCTGGAGGTCGCCATCGACCCGGCGACAGGCAACGTCACGGCACGCAAGGAACTTTCCGATACAAGCGGGCTGGTCGAGGGTCTGCGCGAAACCAACACCATGCCCCAATGGGCGGGCTCGTGCTGGTACTACCTGCGCTACATCGACCCGAAGAACGCCGAGGCGCTCATCGACCCGAAGAAGGAAGACTACTGGGGCATGCCCGACCTCTACGTGGGCGGCGCGGAGCACGCCGTCTTGCACCTGCTTTACGCGCGTTTCTGGCACCGCTTCCTCTACGACGAGGGCGTGCTCAAGACGCCTGAGCCCTTCACCGAGCTTTTCCACCAGGGGATCATTCTCGGTGAAGACGGCGAAAAGATGTCCAAGAGCCGGGGCAACGTCGTCAACCCCGACGACATCATCGCCCAGTACGGCGCGGACAGCCTGCGGCTTTACCTGATGTTCCTCGGGCCGCTGGAGGCGATGAAGCCCTGGAACACGCAGGGCATCGAGGGCGTGGTGCGCTTCCTCAGAAAGCTCTGGCGCGAAGTCATCGCCGAGGACGGCTCTGTCGCCGCCCGCGTGGACGACACCCCCGAATCGCCGGAGACCCTGCGCGTCCTGCACGAGACGATCAAAAAGGTCACCGCCGACTACACCGCGCTGGGCTTCAACACCGCCATCTCGCAGCTAATGATCTGCCTGAACGCCATCTCCAAGGCCGGGCGCATGAACCGCGAGACCGCCAAGACCTTTATCCAGCTTCTGGCCCCGCTGGCCCCGCACCTGTGCGAAGAGCTATGGGAACGCCTCGGCGGCGCGGCCGGGGGCGTCTCCGCCGCCCCGTGGCCCGTCTGCGACGAGTCGTTGCTGGTCAACGACACGGTCAAAATCATCGTCCAGGTCAACGGCAAGCTGCGCGGCGAACTGGAAGTGTCCAAGGACCTGGCCAAGGAGGACATCCTCGCGCAAGCCAAGGGCCTGGAGCGCGTGCTGGCGCAGACCGAGGGCAAGACCGTGGTGAAAGAGATTTACGTGCCGGGCAAAATCGTCAATCTGGTCGTGAAATGA
- a CDS encoding trypsin-like peptidase domain-containing protein: protein MLAAPALHAITPRFATRDRERVSTAVDDIEPGFQRLLDAVVRLDVWETTFDEGAKRTQHGVGSGVIMTREGHILTNAHVVNPYAERIMVTLNNLERVDAELVGWDHWTDLAVVKIDPDSLEKRGLSFDYAQFGDSAELVPGQTVYAVGTPNGLSRTVTRGIISNTDRYFEGSTVGRGYETGYFNTWLQTDAAINPGNSGGPLVLPDGRVIGINTRGYLGAENLGFAVPSDIARAVMDDLIHDSSIVRSYIGLRPGPMQDLENFYELESNRGMLVQSVDPGSPVAEAGLRPGDIVLEIDGQAMDGRFPEQLPAIQNFIASRAPGQTVNLKVKRGFQTIEMPVVTEPLESRIGEETALEGWGLGVQKISRSIAREENLDSTDGFVVVGVQPAFPAYEAGIRRGDVITKVNRQTLDSLKELEAIYQSYEADPQKTLIEVNRNHQVRFMVLKP from the coding sequence TTGTTGGCGGCCCCGGCCCTGCACGCGATCACGCCCCGCTTCGCCACGCGGGATCGCGAACGCGTCTCGACCGCCGTGGACGACATCGAACCGGGCTTTCAGCGCCTGCTTGACGCGGTGGTCCGGCTCGATGTGTGGGAGACGACCTTTGACGAGGGGGCCAAGCGGACCCAGCACGGCGTCGGCTCGGGGGTGATTATGACGCGCGAGGGCCACATCCTGACCAACGCCCACGTCGTCAACCCCTACGCCGAGCGCATCATGGTCACGCTCAACAACCTCGAACGTGTCGATGCCGAGTTGGTTGGCTGGGACCACTGGACGGACCTCGCCGTGGTCAAGATCGACCCCGACTCCCTTGAAAAGCGCGGCCTGTCCTTCGATTACGCGCAGTTCGGGGACTCCGCCGAGCTTGTGCCGGGGCAGACCGTTTACGCCGTGGGCACGCCCAACGGCCTTAGCCGTACCGTCACCCGGGGGATCATTTCCAACACCGACCGCTACTTCGAGGGCTCGACCGTGGGGCGCGGTTACGAGACCGGGTATTTTAATACCTGGCTCCAGACCGACGCCGCCATCAACCCCGGCAACAGCGGCGGCCCGCTCGTGTTGCCGGACGGGCGCGTCATCGGGATCAACACCCGGGGCTACCTCGGGGCCGAAAACCTCGGCTTTGCCGTGCCCTCAGACATCGCCCGGGCCGTGATGGACGACCTCATCCACGACAGCAGCATCGTGCGCAGCTACATCGGCCTGCGCCCCGGCCCCATGCAGGACCTGGAGAATTTTTACGAACTGGAAAGCAACCGCGGGATGCTCGTACAGAGCGTTGACCCCGGCTCGCCGGTGGCCGAGGCCGGGCTGCGCCCCGGCGATATCGTGCTGGAGATCGACGGGCAGGCGATGGACGGGCGCTTTCCGGAGCAGTTGCCCGCGATCCAGAATTTTATCGCCAGCCGCGCCCCCGGCCAGACGGTCAACCTCAAGGTCAAGCGCGGCTTCCAGACCATTGAGATGCCGGTAGTGACAGAGCCGCTGGAGAGCCGTATCGGTGAGGAAACCGCGCTGGAGGGCTGGGGCCTGGGCGTGCAGAAAATCAGCCGCTCCATCGCCCGTGAGGAAAACCTCGACTCGACGGACGGCTTTGTCGTGGTGGGCGTGCAACCTGCCTTCCCGGCCTACGAGGCGGGTATCCGCCGGGGCGACGTCATCACCAAGGTCAATCGCCAGACCCTCGACTCGCTGAAGGAACTGGAGGCCATTTACCAGTCCTACGAAGCCGACCCGCAAAAGACCCTGATCGAAGTCAACCGCAACCACCAGGTCCGCTTCATGGTCCTCAAACCCTAG
- a CDS encoding PDZ domain-containing protein — MSLSQRFSIISVLSLLLLAAGLRAQEAAPAVAPASDGVSAAMPENFETLFNERTKSVVAVEMFVQNEIDREPLGAVGVVFDAEGRIILLDNAMPSWLPPERFKDIRVRPLGEDVEGYPARYLGQDFLTGHHFLQLTDGLGEFVPVTQWGKSDIKTGQFLWGIGVMNKPWHFLPYFLCSRLSAVEKLPWEIGFTVRASTSPGSVLFDAQGRFAGWGSRPSTEEKLLILDTGQQRPVGLQDLRETNAFLTVERFYDFIQRVPATPEGDARPWLGATGMQPLSREVAQFLGLEGQGAVVVSDIIEDSPAAKGDLSGKDIIIKIDGQPLPKLRPDVITPRYVETELMSRQIGDKVTLTVIRGDEEKDLEFELGQQPKVLKEAEREYYPGLGLGIREFLLMDGIARRQLRSDVGGVVADFIKPNSKVSSGGLQVGDWIKEIDGTEINTFAQAREILAAIESDTDKSEAVMLVERNNETKVLRIKLK, encoded by the coding sequence ATGTCTCTGAGCCAACGTTTTTCGATCATCTCGGTTTTATCATTGCTGCTGCTGGCGGCGGGGCTCCGGGCCCAAGAGGCGGCTCCCGCTGTCGCCCCGGCCAGTGACGGGGTGTCGGCGGCGATGCCGGAGAATTTCGAGACCCTCTTTAACGAGCGGACCAAGAGCGTGGTGGCGGTGGAGATGTTCGTGCAGAACGAGATCGACCGCGAACCGCTGGGCGCGGTCGGGGTGGTCTTCGACGCGGAGGGGCGGATCATCCTGCTCGACAACGCCATGCCCTCGTGGCTCCCGCCCGAGCGTTTCAAAGACATCCGCGTGCGCCCGCTGGGTGAGGATGTGGAGGGCTATCCGGCCCGCTACCTGGGACAGGATTTTCTCACCGGACACCATTTTCTCCAGTTGACGGACGGGCTGGGCGAGTTCGTCCCCGTGACGCAGTGGGGCAAGTCCGACATCAAGACCGGGCAATTTCTCTGGGGCATCGGCGTGATGAACAAGCCCTGGCATTTCCTGCCGTATTTCCTGTGCAGCCGCCTCTCGGCAGTGGAAAAGCTCCCTTGGGAGATCGGCTTCACCGTGCGAGCCTCGACCTCGCCGGGCTCGGTATTGTTTGACGCGCAGGGGCGCTTTGCCGGGTGGGGCAGTCGCCCCAGCACAGAGGAAAAGCTCCTCATCCTCGACACCGGGCAGCAGCGTCCCGTCGGTTTGCAGGACCTGCGTGAGACGAATGCCTTTCTGACTGTGGAGCGCTTCTATGACTTTATCCAGCGCGTGCCCGCCACGCCGGAGGGTGACGCTCGCCCGTGGCTCGGGGCCACCGGGATGCAGCCGCTTTCGCGCGAGGTGGCGCAGTTCCTCGGACTGGAAGGGCAGGGCGCGGTCGTGGTGAGCGACATCATCGAGGACAGCCCAGCCGCCAAGGGCGACCTGAGCGGCAAGGACATTATTATCAAAATCGACGGCCAACCGCTGCCCAAGCTTCGGCCCGACGTGATCACCCCCCGCTACGTGGAGACCGAACTGATGTCCCGCCAGATCGGCGACAAGGTGACGCTCACCGTGATCCGGGGCGACGAGGAGAAAGACCTCGAATTCGAACTGGGCCAGCAGCCGAAAGTGCTCAAGGAAGCCGAGCGCGAATACTACCCCGGCCTCGGGCTGGGCATCCGCGAGTTCCTGCTCATGGACGGGATTGCCCGGCGGCAGTTGCGTTCGGACGTGGGCGGCGTGGTGGCCGACTTCATCAAGCCCAACAGCAAGGTCAGCTCGGGCGGGCTCCAGGTTGGCGACTGGATCAAGGAGATCGACGGCACGGAGATAAACACCTTCGCGCAGGCCCGGGAGATTCTTGCCGCCATCGAAAGTGATACTGACAAGAGCGAGGCCGTCATGCTCGTCGAGCGCAACAACGAGACCAAGGTCCTTCGCATCAAGCTCAAGTGA
- a CDS encoding riboflavin synthase yields MFTGIVEETGEVVSFSEEKEAYRLVVRAKDVLDGLKIGDSVACNGCCLTVVEIGADTLRFDLLGQTVRLTSFADLAPGSLINLERSLAANGRLGGHFVQGHIDETGTITVLEERGKDIYIRVKIPAGTGKYLAPKGSIAIDGISLTVAELHEDGFAVWIIPHTIEVTNLRQKKAGDRVNLEFDMLAKYLERLLQKDA; encoded by the coding sequence ATGTTTACGGGAATTGTCGAAGAAACCGGGGAGGTCGTTTCCTTCTCGGAGGAAAAGGAAGCTTACCGCCTGGTTGTTCGCGCGAAGGACGTGCTCGACGGTCTCAAGATCGGCGACAGCGTGGCCTGCAATGGCTGCTGCCTGACCGTGGTCGAGATCGGCGCGGACACCCTGCGCTTTGACCTGCTGGGCCAGACCGTGCGCCTGACCTCCTTTGCGGACCTCGCGCCCGGTTCACTCATCAACCTGGAGCGCAGCCTCGCCGCCAATGGCCGCCTGGGCGGCCACTTCGTGCAGGGGCACATCGATGAGACCGGCACCATCACCGTCCTCGAAGAGCGCGGCAAGGACATCTACATCCGCGTAAAAATCCCCGCCGGCACCGGCAAGTACCTTGCCCCCAAGGGCAGTATCGCGATCGACGGGATTTCCCTGACCGTGGCCGAGCTGCACGAGGACGGCTTCGCGGTGTGGATCATCCCGCACACCATCGAAGTGACCAACCTGCGCCAGAAAAAAGCCGGGGACCGGGTCAACCTCGAGTTTGACATGCTGGCCAAGTACCTGGAGCGCCTGCTTCAGAAAGACGCTTGA
- a CDS encoding uracil-DNA glycosylase — MRNELLAVVDELKRLREEGVSSVAVSEEALTSLRQAVAARRGQGSASDSTPAAKERFAPVPEPGEQAFSSGVTAPEARRPDYREPVDSGERSSGIVLPGSAAPAAKKKAPEVKVAAATGPSAAGLPDFVKPIPAPKPFTLPGGDKQSRWEWLRERVMNDPVCLEHVKPDKKLVLGVGSLDADIFFCGEAPGADEETQGEPFVGAAGQLLTKIIGAMGLKREQVYIGNIMNWRPEHDKPFGNRKPAEVEMAYCLPHLKAQIEIVQPKVIVALGATAVDGLFGFGQGQGIRRKRGSWREFEGIPTIITFHPSYLLHQDSPQVKRQVWEDMLAVMEKLAMPISDKQRGYFT; from the coding sequence ATGCGCAACGAACTGCTGGCCGTCGTCGATGAACTCAAGCGCCTCCGCGAGGAGGGCGTGAGCAGCGTCGCCGTCAGCGAGGAGGCGCTCACGTCCCTGCGTCAGGCGGTGGCCGCGCGCCGGGGGCAGGGGAGTGCCAGCGACTCCACACCGGCGGCGAAGGAACGCTTCGCGCCCGTGCCTGAGCCGGGCGAGCAGGCGTTTTCGTCCGGGGTTACGGCTCCTGAGGCGCGGCGTCCGGACTACCGCGAGCCGGTTGATTCCGGCGAGCGTTCGAGCGGAATTGTCCTGCCGGGGAGCGCGGCGCCCGCCGCCAAAAAGAAAGCGCCGGAGGTCAAGGTGGCCGCCGCGACGGGGCCGTCTGCGGCCGGGTTGCCGGACTTTGTCAAACCCATCCCCGCGCCCAAGCCCTTTACCCTTCCCGGTGGCGACAAGCAGAGCCGTTGGGAGTGGCTGCGCGAGCGGGTGATGAACGACCCCGTGTGCCTGGAGCACGTCAAGCCGGACAAAAAACTCGTCCTCGGCGTGGGCAGTCTGGATGCGGACATTTTCTTCTGCGGGGAAGCCCCCGGCGCGGACGAGGAGACGCAGGGCGAGCCCTTTGTCGGTGCGGCGGGGCAATTGTTGACCAAGATCATCGGCGCGATGGGGCTCAAGCGCGAGCAGGTCTATATCGGCAACATCATGAACTGGCGACCCGAGCACGACAAGCCCTTCGGCAACCGCAAGCCGGCGGAGGTCGAAATGGCCTACTGCCTGCCGCACCTCAAGGCGCAGATCGAGATCGTCCAGCCAAAGGTGATCGTCGCCCTCGGCGCGACCGCCGTTGACGGACTGTTCGGCTTCGGACAGGGGCAGGGCATCCGCCGCAAGCGTGGCTCCTGGCGCGAGTTCGAGGGCATCCCGACCATCATTACTTTCCATCCCTCGTACCTGCTTCATCAGGACTCCCCACAGGTCAAGCGCCAGGTCTGGGAGGACATGCTCGCCGTGATGGAAAAGCTCGCCATGCCCATCTCCGACAAGCAGCGCGGCTATTTTACCTGA
- a CDS encoding serine hydrolase domain-containing protein, with protein sequence MFFPAKECLRAPLALLVLTAFWGGSQAAASEQSDIEAIIDAHYDQPGRADIPGMVVGVWQGDTAVTVSARGYSDLDLDASGVPGSNPVAMQYSDQMRIASLTKTFTVTRILQLAAEGVIGLDDPISNYDGMGGISLAGLNTDPSFNASNPVTIRDLARMTSSLANYSASEGMMNGLINDISTSYTESQLIDFAKGMPATPATWTYSNTNTVLLGMIVEAVTGNSLGDELRTHVFDPVGLSADTYYPTDINFTGEHAHGYGPDGEGIYEDFTAANPTMAAGAGAMISTFDDLRQWIEAVATGILADGSSLYGDSPEAAAMQAERLLMVAADGAGPYYDEYGLGIGEIEEWLGHSGEFLGYQHIIMYDPETDRTVVIMINMAGFEDGEHVPTEMFIDIAKYYASVPEPSTIAFLALAGVGVLLLRRRLRA encoded by the coding sequence TTGTTTTTCCCCGCGAAAGAGTGTTTACGTGCGCCGCTGGCGTTGTTGGTGCTGACGGCCTTCTGGGGCGGTTCGCAGGCTGCCGCTTCCGAGCAGAGCGACATCGAGGCGATCATTGACGCGCACTACGACCAGCCGGGGCGGGCCGACATTCCGGGAATGGTGGTCGGCGTCTGGCAGGGGGACACGGCCGTGACTGTATCCGCCCGTGGATACAGCGACCTCGATCTGGACGCCTCCGGCGTGCCCGGCTCGAACCCCGTGGCCATGCAGTATTCTGACCAGATGCGCATCGCCAGCCTGACCAAGACCTTTACCGTCACGCGCATCTTGCAGCTTGCCGCCGAGGGGGTGATCGGCCTCGACGACCCGATCTCGAACTACGACGGCATGGGCGGGATTTCGCTCGCCGGCCTGAACACCGACCCGAGCTTCAATGCCTCGAACCCGGTCACGATCCGCGACCTGGCCCGCATGACCAGCAGCCTGGCCAACTACTCCGCCTCGGAGGGCATGATGAACGGCCTCATCAACGACATCAGCACCAGCTACACCGAGTCCCAATTGATCGACTTTGCCAAGGGCATGCCCGCCACCCCGGCCACCTGGACCTATTCCAATACCAACACCGTGCTGCTGGGCATGATTGTCGAGGCGGTGACAGGGAACTCGCTCGGCGATGAACTGCGCACGCACGTCTTCGACCCGGTGGGGCTTTCCGCCGACACCTATTACCCGACCGACATCAACTTCACCGGCGAGCACGCGCACGGTTACGGCCCGGACGGGGAGGGGATTTATGAAGACTTCACAGCGGCCAACCCCACGATGGCGGCGGGTGCCGGGGCCATGATCTCGACCTTCGACGACCTGCGCCAGTGGATCGAAGCCGTTGCCACGGGTATCCTTGCGGACGGTTCCTCGCTCTACGGCGACAGCCCGGAGGCTGCGGCCATGCAGGCCGAGCGCCTGCTCATGGTGGCCGCCGACGGGGCTGGCCCCTACTACGACGAGTACGGGCTGGGCATCGGGGAGATCGAGGAATGGCTCGGCCACAGCGGCGAATTTCTCGGCTACCAGCACATCATCATGTACGACCCGGAGACCGACCGCACGGTGGTTATCATGATCAACATGGCCGGATTCGAGGACGGCGAACACGTCCCGACGGAGATGTTCATCGACATCGCCAAGTACTACGCCTCCGTTCCCGAGCCCTCGACCATCGCCTTTCTCGCGCTCGCCGGGGTGGGGGTTCTTCTGCTCCGCCGCCGCTTACGTGCCTGA
- a CDS encoding Lrp/AsnC family transcriptional regulator: MNPVLKLLLEGEPLSTEQMGEVLGMSETQVAVELENLKEEGILMGWRPIINPDFGGDEIVHAVIEVKISPEREGGFDRLAERISKFDRVESCYLMSGAYDLLLIIHAENLKRIASFVFEKLATLDGVVSTATHFMLKAYKEQGYFIARPAAAEDKPSVSP; this comes from the coding sequence ATGAATCCAGTCCTCAAACTCCTCCTCGAAGGCGAACCCCTCAGCACTGAGCAGATGGGCGAAGTGCTCGGCATGTCCGAGACTCAGGTGGCCGTGGAACTGGAAAACCTCAAGGAAGAAGGCATCCTCATGGGCTGGCGGCCGATCATCAACCCCGACTTCGGGGGCGACGAAATCGTGCATGCCGTCATCGAGGTAAAGATCAGCCCCGAGCGCGAGGGCGGCTTTGACCGGCTGGCCGAGCGCATCAGCAAGTTCGACCGCGTTGAGTCCTGCTACCTCATGTCCGGTGCCTACGACCTGCTGTTGATTATTCACGCCGAGAACCTCAAGCGCATCGCCTCCTTTGTCTTTGAAAAGCTGGCCACGCTCGACGGTGTGGTTTCGACGGCCACGCACTTCATGCTCAAGGCTTACAAGGAGCAGGGCTACTTCATCGCCCGTCCCGCCGCCGCAGAAGACAAACCCTCGGTCAGCCCATAG